From the genome of Spirosomataceae bacterium TFI 002, one region includes:
- a CDS encoding Choline dehydrogenase → MNLNGQSKKDNTYDAIVIGSGISGGFAAKELCEKGFKTLVLERGRDVKHVTDYPTAMHNPWDMEHRSRETVAEREQNPIVNKCYAYDEATQHFFSKDAEHPYIQEKPFDWIRGYQVGGKSLIWARQTQRWSDFEFEGPLRDDFAVDWPIRYKDLAPWYDQVEDFVGISGNNDGIDSLPDGVFLDPWELNCVEKHIQRRIAKDYKGRQVIIGRCAHLTNPKEHHLTQGRGQCQARHLCYRGCPYGAYFSSNSSTIPWAAQTGNLTLRPFSVVSSIIYDEQKGKASGVKVIDTNTGEEIEYFAKIIFVNAACLNTNLILLNSQSNRFPNGLGNDNGMLGKYIAFHQYRGQGNAKIDGFDDSYYYGRRPTSAFMPNFRNLRKQEMDFQRGYMVAFSAGRSQGNPKSGESFGTTFKNEMTEPGSWGIYIQMQGETIPVETNHVRLSPDKKDKWGVPLLITSIEYQENDHLMMVDFQEQATEMLHKAGCKDISMFDSKQNPGLDIHEMGGVRMGKDPKTSMLNSNNQLHHCNNVFVTDGACMTSVGNQNPSLTFMALTARAVNHAVTEVNKFNI, encoded by the coding sequence ATGAATCTTAACGGTCAGTCAAAAAAAGACAATACCTACGATGCCATTGTTATAGGGTCAGGAATTAGCGGTGGATTCGCAGCTAAAGAGTTATGTGAGAAAGGGTTCAAAACATTGGTGCTAGAGAGAGGAAGAGATGTAAAGCACGTCACTGATTATCCTACCGCTATGCATAACCCATGGGATATGGAGCACAGAAGCAGGGAAACAGTAGCCGAACGGGAACAAAATCCTATTGTAAATAAGTGTTACGCTTATGATGAGGCTACTCAGCATTTTTTTTCCAAAGATGCAGAGCATCCATATATTCAAGAAAAGCCTTTTGATTGGATAAGAGGATATCAAGTTGGCGGTAAATCTTTGATCTGGGCTCGTCAAACACAAAGATGGAGTGATTTCGAATTTGAAGGCCCATTGCGAGATGATTTTGCAGTTGATTGGCCTATTCGCTATAAAGACCTTGCTCCATGGTATGATCAAGTAGAAGACTTTGTAGGAATTAGTGGTAACAATGACGGGATTGACTCCTTGCCCGATGGTGTATTTTTGGATCCATGGGAATTAAACTGCGTAGAAAAACATATTCAAAGACGAATTGCGAAAGATTACAAAGGCAGGCAAGTCATCATTGGGCGTTGTGCTCACTTAACAAATCCTAAAGAGCATCACCTTACTCAAGGAAGAGGACAATGTCAAGCACGACATTTATGCTACAGGGGATGTCCATATGGTGCCTATTTTTCCTCCAATTCATCTACCATTCCTTGGGCAGCCCAGACGGGTAATTTAACATTAAGACCCTTTTCTGTTGTTTCCTCTATAATTTACGACGAACAAAAGGGAAAAGCTAGTGGTGTAAAAGTAATAGATACTAATACTGGTGAAGAGATAGAATATTTTGCAAAAATAATATTTGTAAACGCTGCCTGCTTAAATACGAACCTAATACTTCTTAATTCTCAAAGTAATAGATTTCCAAATGGATTAGGTAATGATAACGGCATGCTAGGAAAATACATTGCTTTCCATCAGTACAGGGGTCAGGGGAATGCGAAAATAGATGGATTTGATGACTCTTATTATTATGGAAGGCGACCAACTTCTGCCTTTATGCCGAATTTTAGGAACCTTCGAAAACAAGAAATGGATTTTCAAAGAGGTTATATGGTAGCTTTTTCGGCAGGAAGATCTCAAGGAAACCCAAAATCTGGCGAAAGCTTTGGTACAACATTTAAAAATGAAATGACTGAACCTGGTAGTTGGGGAATATATATCCAAATGCAAGGTGAAACCATTCCAGTGGAAACAAACCATGTAAGGTTAAGTCCCGATAAAAAAGATAAATGGGGAGTCCCCTTATTAATTACATCAATTGAATACCAAGAAAATGATCATTTAATGATGGTCGATTTTCAAGAGCAAGCTACCGAAATGCTTCATAAGGCTGGTTGTAAGGATATTTCAATGTTTGATTCAAAGCAAAATCCAGGCTTAGACATCCATGAAATGGGTGGTGTACGAATGGGGAAGGATCCCAAAACTTCAATGCTAAATTCCAATAATCAATTGCATCATTGCAACAATGTTTTTGTTACTGATGGTGCTTGTATGACTTCGGTGGGCAACCAGAATCCGTCATTAACTTTTATGGCATTAACTGCTAGAGCAGTTAATCATGCAGTGACAGAAGTAAATAAATTTAATATCTAA
- a CDS encoding WD40-like Beta Propeller Repeat, giving the protein MKKLLILTLISLFAHQSIAQSQYFGQNKPRYKKIDFEILQSPHFELYHYFEGKKEPNSILLNSEHWYNLHQEVFKLAFIKPNPLIIYKTHPDFQETTAIGGRIGEGTGGVTEGLRNRVVMPMMYSKRQTDHVLGHELVHAFQYQTMINGSDSTSLANIQNLPLFMVEGLAEYMSLGRNDSHTAMWMRDAVENNDLPSIEDLITKQYKYFPYRWGQAFWSYVTATYGDDIIRPLFKETAIYGIEAAFQRNFKMDLDRFSAKFQKELVDTYKPLKDGKSLEVIGQTLASEKNAGEMNVSPAISPDGSMIAYISSKNVLSLDIFIADANTGKTIRRIPSTSFGGHVDSYSFIETAGAWSPDSKNFAIVVQSKGNNKLVVVDIGNGNKKSFDIDGVESFTNPAWSPDGNSIVVSGLNNGISDLYQFNIKSKEVVNLTKDEYSDMQPEFSPDGRFIYFVSDRDPRSPRLEKANLGISRLDLATNKIISFDIFFGADNFNPQVSPDGNWVLFLSDRNGYRNLYKFNVTSNEIQELSNYYTGISGITMYSPAISISHENADVAYTYFFNGNYSIVKANLDDFKGVVVENKVDKIAGKLPPLSLLDGRDIVERNLGVAKLMPGVRESTFEDKKYEARFKLDYLANSGLGVSASRFGTGMGGGITGLFSDMLNNNQLSGTLALNGEIQDFGGQFYYLNQKRPFQFGASIAHIPYQFYDGNLNQDRFTILDTIAQSGNLQQVYAEQKLRISRLFIDQASVFAFKPLSTAKRLEFGLTLSRYSFKVREYGDIGIATTDGQIIYDYFPQQQSRNANVPKSELPQELQDLYRTSNINRLYAAYVGDNATFGTVAPLNGYRYRFQIGQAFGSTSFTEALIDARKYIYLKPLTIAGRIFYEGRLNPSNLDRVALLNPLSLAFPWYMHGLNGGGFRIQQGFNSPGAARFSGEQMALANFELRYPFTGPDQLALIKFNYVPSDINFFVDGGMVWSKQSTSGNPDRPLDFVNTVLKDPVISTGMSLRVNVLGYVILEPYFAIPFYDGKKQDMVTGINFMVAGW; this is encoded by the coding sequence ATGAAGAAGCTTCTTATTTTAACTTTAATAAGTCTTTTCGCTCATCAAAGTATTGCTCAGTCGCAATATTTTGGGCAAAATAAACCACGATATAAGAAAATTGATTTTGAAATTCTTCAAAGTCCGCATTTTGAATTGTATCATTACTTTGAAGGTAAAAAAGAACCTAATAGTATTTTATTAAATAGCGAACACTGGTATAACCTTCATCAGGAAGTTTTTAAACTAGCCTTTATAAAACCCAATCCACTTATTATTTATAAAACCCATCCGGATTTTCAAGAGACTACTGCAATTGGTGGACGAATAGGCGAGGGTACAGGTGGAGTAACTGAAGGTCTTAGAAATAGGGTTGTAATGCCCATGATGTATAGCAAAAGACAAACGGATCATGTGTTAGGTCATGAACTAGTCCATGCTTTTCAATATCAAACCATGATTAATGGTAGTGATAGTACGAGTTTGGCAAATATTCAAAATCTTCCACTTTTTATGGTTGAGGGTTTAGCCGAATACATGTCACTTGGTAGAAACGACTCTCACACAGCTATGTGGATGAGAGATGCGGTGGAGAACAATGATTTGCCCAGCATTGAAGACCTCATAACCAAGCAGTATAAGTATTTTCCGTATCGCTGGGGACAGGCTTTTTGGTCGTATGTAACTGCAACCTATGGAGATGACATCATTAGGCCCTTATTTAAGGAGACAGCCATTTATGGAATTGAAGCTGCATTTCAACGAAATTTCAAAATGGACCTTGACCGGTTTTCGGCAAAGTTTCAAAAAGAACTCGTTGATACTTATAAACCACTCAAAGACGGAAAAAGTCTTGAAGTTATAGGCCAAACCTTAGCTTCGGAGAAGAATGCGGGTGAAATGAATGTTTCTCCGGCCATTAGCCCTGATGGAAGTATGATCGCCTATATTTCTTCTAAAAATGTGCTCAGTTTAGATATTTTCATTGCGGATGCCAATACAGGTAAAACCATTAGACGGATACCTAGCACATCATTTGGTGGACATGTGGATTCATACAGCTTTATTGAGACGGCTGGTGCTTGGTCACCAGATAGCAAGAATTTTGCGATTGTAGTGCAAAGCAAAGGGAACAACAAGTTGGTTGTGGTTGATATTGGTAATGGAAATAAAAAGTCCTTTGATATTGATGGAGTTGAGTCATTTACTAACCCTGCTTGGTCTCCAGATGGCAACAGCATCGTTGTTTCAGGATTAAATAATGGTATAAGCGACCTTTATCAATTCAATATAAAATCTAAAGAAGTAGTTAACTTAACAAAAGATGAATACTCCGATATGCAACCTGAGTTTTCACCTGATGGAAGGTTTATCTACTTTGTTTCAGATCGTGACCCTCGCTCTCCCCGTTTGGAAAAAGCAAATCTAGGGATCAGTAGATTGGATCTTGCCACTAACAAAATCATTTCATTCGATATATTTTTTGGAGCTGATAATTTTAATCCTCAAGTAAGCCCAGATGGCAACTGGGTACTGTTTTTATCAGATAGAAATGGTTATAGAAACTTATATAAGTTTAATGTTACAAGCAACGAAATTCAAGAACTTAGTAATTATTATACAGGTATCAGTGGCATTACCATGTATTCGCCAGCGATTAGCATTTCGCACGAAAACGCTGATGTTGCATACACATATTTCTTCAATGGTAATTATAGCATAGTTAAAGCCAATTTAGATGATTTTAAAGGTGTTGTGGTTGAAAACAAAGTGGATAAAATCGCTGGAAAACTGCCACCATTGTCTTTACTAGATGGAAGGGATATAGTAGAGAGAAACCTAGGAGTTGCGAAACTAATGCCTGGAGTGAGAGAATCAACATTTGAAGACAAAAAGTACGAAGCAAGATTTAAATTAGATTACCTTGCAAATAGTGGCTTAGGTGTTTCTGCATCAAGATTTGGGACTGGAATGGGCGGTGGAATTACAGGGCTTTTTAGCGATATGCTAAATAATAATCAGCTTTCTGGTACACTTGCACTAAATGGTGAAATTCAAGATTTTGGAGGTCAGTTTTATTATTTAAACCAAAAAAGGCCTTTTCAGTTTGGAGCATCAATAGCACATATTCCGTATCAATTTTATGATGGAAACTTAAACCAAGACCGATTTACAATTTTAGATACTATCGCTCAAAGCGGAAACCTTCAGCAAGTTTATGCTGAACAGAAATTAAGAATTTCAAGGTTATTTATAGATCAAGCAAGTGTGTTTGCTTTTAAACCACTAAGTACTGCAAAGCGATTGGAGTTTGGTTTAACATTGAGCAGGTATTCATTTAAAGTTAGGGAATATGGCGATATTGGAATTGCTACTACTGACGGTCAAATAATTTATGATTATTTTCCTCAGCAGCAAAGTAGAAATGCAAATGTTCCAAAGTCTGAATTACCACAGGAATTACAAGACTTATACAGAACATCAAACATCAATAGACTCTATGCTGCATATGTAGGTGACAATGCCACTTTTGGTACTGTTGCTCCACTAAATGGGTACAGATACAGGTTTCAAATAGGTCAGGCTTTTGGTTCTACTTCTTTTACTGAGGCACTTATAGATGCACGGAAATACATTTATTTAAAACCTTTAACTATTGCTGGTAGGATATTTTATGAAGGAAGATTAAACCCTAGCAACCTTGACAGAGTAGCACTGCTCAATCCACTTAGTTTAGCATTTCCGTGGTATATGCACGGTTTGAATGGGGGAGGGTTTAGAATTCAGCAAGGATTTAATTCACCTGGTGCGGCACGATTTAGCGGAGAGCAAATGGCTTTAGCAAATTTTGAACTTAGATACCCATTTACAGGTCCAGACCAGCTCGCTCTCATTAAATTTAATTATGTTCCTAGCGATATTAACTTCTTTGTCGACGGTGGAATGGTGTGGTCGAAACAAAGTACCAGTGGAAATCCAGATCGCCCCTTAGACTTTGTAAATACCGTGCTTAAAGATCCAGTTATTAGTACAGGAATGAGCCTTAGAGTAAATGTACTCGGTTATGTGATTTTAGAACCATACTTTGCTATCCCATTCTATGATGGTAAAAAGCAAGATATGGTAACTGGAATTAATTTTATGGTCGCTGGCTGGTAA
- a CDS encoding rRNA maturation RNase YbeY, producing the protein MILFHSEGINFEPKEKRKLKNWIKSIAQVNNKKIGDVNYIFKTDEGLHKVNLEYLSHDTYTDIITFDNSETENIIDSDIYISVDRVKANATELNNEFEEELRRVIIHGILHLCGFKDKTSSDAALMRRKEDEALEKYES; encoded by the coding sequence ATGATACTTTTTCACTCCGAAGGAATAAATTTTGAACCAAAAGAAAAGAGGAAACTTAAAAACTGGATCAAAAGTATTGCTCAAGTCAACAATAAGAAAATTGGAGATGTAAACTACATCTTTAAAACTGATGAAGGATTACACAAAGTAAACTTGGAATACCTTTCACATGATACTTATACCGATATCATCACATTTGATAACTCCGAAACTGAGAACATAATTGATTCTGATATATATATTAGTGTTGATAGAGTTAAGGCCAATGCTACTGAATTAAACAATGAGTTTGAAGAAGAATTACGACGTGTAATTATCCATGGAATTCTTCATTTATGTGGTTTTAAAGATAAAACTAGCAGCGATGCCGCTCTCATGAGAAGAAAAGAAGACGAAGCTTTAGAAAAATATGAATCTTAA
- a CDS encoding Planctomycete cytochrome C — protein sequence MISRNTIQLLLVVGLLYSIHLSCSDGSAQGATSPDVVDYNLHIRPILSDNCFTCHGPDANKRKANLRLDIAEEAFKALSETPGAHAIVPKKPLQSEVYKRLITENQKELMPPPASNLKLTENEINLIEKWIKQGAVYKPHWAFIAPEKSKLPRVDDEDWTKNEIDFFVLNKQEQNNLKHQAEGDKESLLKRVSYDITGLPPSLELMDSFLADESEDAYEKVVDKLLSLPSYGEKMAVYWMDISRFADSHGYQDDSYRSQWPWRDWVIHQFNQNTPYDKFVTLQLAGDLMPEASKEQILATAFNRNHKITEEGGIIDEEYRVSYVSDRTNTFSKAFLGMTMECASCHDHKYDPTSQKDYYQLFSFFNNIEERGRESVVGGPETYAKVPYMKITNGEVDSLLTFINKRDTSQLIVSIMGELPDSTRPTFVLNRGNYDQHGEEVTPVTPDFILPFEKTLPKNRLGLSKWLFDKKNPLTARVFVNQVWQEYFGVGLVKTTGDFGMQGSLPSHPELLDWLAVDFMEQNWDVKKLIRKMVTSATYRQSANIDDKSLTLDPENKWLTRAPRARLKAEFIRDLLLTSSGLLTDVIGGPSIKPYQPEGLWEGASSGRGILSMYKQDHGDDLYRRGLYCFIKRTVPPPSMTIFDGSNRDQCEVARMNTNTPLQALVLLNDPTVLEASRVFAAKLLKEKSSPKDKIYKAFRTIVCRKPSDKEVEILDIYVAKKKSKLDLKTASELLNVGEYPLEKNIDKIELAALMQAITILYNMEETLIKT from the coding sequence ATGATTTCAAGAAATACAATACAGCTTTTATTAGTTGTGGGCTTGCTATATTCGATTCATTTGTCCTGTTCCGATGGCTCGGCTCAAGGAGCTACTTCACCTGATGTAGTCGATTACAACCTTCATATACGTCCTATTTTATCAGATAATTGCTTTACCTGCCACGGACCAGATGCCAACAAGCGTAAAGCGAACCTTCGACTTGACATCGCCGAAGAAGCATTTAAAGCTTTAAGCGAAACTCCTGGAGCTCACGCGATAGTTCCTAAAAAACCATTGCAGTCTGAAGTTTATAAAAGACTGATAACTGAAAACCAAAAGGAATTAATGCCCCCACCTGCTTCTAATTTGAAGCTGACTGAGAACGAAATTAACCTTATTGAGAAATGGATAAAGCAAGGTGCAGTTTATAAACCACATTGGGCTTTTATTGCTCCAGAGAAATCCAAGTTACCACGTGTTGATGACGAAGATTGGACAAAAAATGAAATCGACTTCTTTGTCTTAAATAAACAAGAACAAAACAATCTAAAACATCAAGCCGAAGGAGATAAAGAGAGTCTTTTAAAAAGAGTGAGTTACGACATTACTGGCTTGCCTCCAAGTTTAGAATTGATGGATAGCTTTTTGGCGGATGAAAGTGAGGATGCTTACGAAAAAGTCGTTGATAAGCTTTTGTCCCTACCTTCATATGGTGAGAAAATGGCTGTATACTGGATGGATATCTCTCGTTTTGCTGATTCTCATGGGTACCAAGACGATAGTTACCGAAGCCAATGGCCATGGAGAGATTGGGTCATTCATCAATTTAATCAAAATACGCCCTATGACAAGTTTGTCACTTTGCAACTTGCTGGTGATTTAATGCCTGAGGCTTCAAAAGAACAGATTCTAGCAACTGCCTTTAATAGAAATCATAAAATAACTGAGGAGGGAGGAATTATAGATGAAGAGTATAGGGTTTCGTACGTATCGGATCGTACCAATACTTTTAGCAAAGCATTTTTGGGAATGACGATGGAATGTGCTTCCTGTCATGATCACAAATATGACCCAACCTCGCAAAAGGATTATTACCAATTATTCTCATTTTTTAACAACATAGAAGAACGAGGAAGAGAATCTGTTGTTGGTGGGCCTGAGACATATGCAAAGGTACCTTACATGAAGATTACCAATGGTGAGGTGGATAGTTTGCTTACTTTTATAAACAAGCGAGATACTAGCCAGCTTATCGTTTCAATAATGGGAGAATTACCGGATAGTACAAGACCCACCTTCGTGCTCAACAGAGGTAATTATGATCAACATGGAGAAGAAGTAACACCAGTTACGCCGGACTTTATTTTGCCTTTTGAAAAAACCTTACCTAAAAACAGACTAGGCTTGTCTAAATGGTTATTTGACAAAAAGAATCCACTTACAGCAAGGGTGTTTGTAAATCAAGTATGGCAAGAATACTTTGGTGTTGGACTGGTTAAAACCACCGGTGATTTCGGTATGCAAGGCAGCTTGCCAAGTCATCCAGAATTGCTTGACTGGCTAGCTGTTGACTTTATGGAACAAAACTGGGACGTAAAAAAACTGATCAGAAAAATGGTGACATCGGCAACTTACCGTCAAAGTGCTAATATTGATGACAAGTCATTAACACTTGATCCTGAAAACAAATGGCTCACAAGAGCACCGAGAGCTAGACTTAAAGCTGAGTTTATCCGTGATTTACTTTTAACATCAAGTGGTTTACTCACAGATGTGATTGGTGGGCCAAGCATTAAGCCATATCAACCAGAAGGGTTATGGGAAGGGGCTTCATCGGGTAGAGGGATTTTATCCATGTACAAGCAAGATCATGGCGATGACTTATACCGAAGAGGACTTTATTGTTTTATCAAAAGAACGGTTCCCCCTCCATCTATGACAATTTTTGATGGAAGTAATAGAGATCAATGCGAAGTAGCTCGAATGAACACAAATACACCGTTGCAAGCACTGGTTCTACTAAATGACCCTACAGTGCTAGAGGCCTCTCGAGTATTTGCAGCGAAGCTTTTGAAAGAAAAAAGTAGTCCCAAAGACAAGATTTACAAGGCATTCAGAACTATTGTGTGTCGTAAGCCAAGTGATAAAGAAGTCGAGATCTTGGACATTTACGTTGCTAAAAAGAAATCGAAGCTAGATCTAAAAACAGCTTCAGAATTATTAAATGTTGGTGAATATCCTCTAGAGAAAAATATAGATAAAATAGAATTGGCAGCTTTAATGCAAGCAATTACGATTCTTTACAATATGGAGGAGACCCTTATTAAAACCTGA
- a CDS encoding Uncharacterized conserved protein, Ntn-hydrolase superfamily, with product MKYYFLFFFLIVSSLQAQFFKTNDGLAHTFSIVAIDKETGEMGVAVQSHWFSVGNVVAWAKGGVGAIATQSFVNKSFGPRGLELIAQGKTANETLTELLSSDESREVRQVAIVDNRGNIAVHTGKKCVDFAGHISGKDFSVQSNMMLTDQVPEAMAQVFENSRGLPLAERMLKALEAAQGVGGDIRGKQSAAIRVVKLESTGEPWNDDFVVDLRVDDHQDPISEISRLLKVHRAYEYMNEGDLQVEYGNMDNAMTAYNAAMQMFPNNLEMKYWTAITLANNGQVSKAVNMLQKVYKKDKNWRELTKRLPKVGLLTVSDSDLKQILK from the coding sequence ATGAAGTATTACTTTTTGTTCTTTTTTCTGATTGTTAGTTCACTTCAAGCACAGTTCTTCAAAACGAACGATGGCTTGGCACATACTTTTTCTATTGTCGCTATCGATAAAGAAACTGGAGAAATGGGTGTTGCTGTACAAAGTCATTGGTTCAGTGTAGGAAATGTTGTTGCTTGGGCAAAAGGTGGTGTGGGAGCAATTGCAACGCAGTCATTTGTAAATAAATCATTTGGACCAAGGGGTTTAGAATTAATAGCACAAGGAAAAACAGCCAATGAAACCTTAACTGAATTGCTTTCTTCAGATGAGTCCAGAGAGGTCAGGCAAGTAGCTATTGTAGACAATCGAGGTAATATTGCCGTACATACTGGTAAGAAATGCGTTGACTTTGCAGGGCATATTTCAGGAAAAGACTTTTCTGTACAATCAAATATGATGCTTACCGACCAAGTACCTGAAGCCATGGCTCAAGTTTTTGAGAATAGTCGCGGGCTTCCACTCGCTGAAAGAATGCTCAAAGCACTAGAAGCAGCTCAAGGAGTTGGTGGAGATATAAGAGGAAAGCAAAGTGCTGCTATTAGGGTTGTTAAGTTGGAATCGACCGGAGAACCTTGGAATGATGATTTTGTGGTAGATTTGAGAGTAGATGACCACCAAGATCCCATTTCAGAAATCTCTAGGCTTTTAAAAGTTCATAGGGCATATGAATACATGAATGAGGGTGATCTGCAAGTAGAATACGGTAATATGGACAATGCGATGACTGCTTACAATGCTGCCATGCAAATGTTCCCTAACAACTTAGAAATGAAATATTGGACTGCAATTACGCTAGCAAACAATGGACAAGTTTCTAAAGCTGTGAATATGCTTCAAAAGGTATATAAAAAGGATAAGAATTGGCGAGAACTTACTAAAAGACTCCCAAAGGTTGGATTATTAACAGTGAGCGATAGCGATTTAAAACAAATACTGAAATGA